GTGCTCTTTTTTAGTTCCTCAAGCATTTGTTTTTTGCTGTTTCTTTGTTCTTATGATACACAGGTGGATGAGGTTGATGGCGGCTCCAGGCGGTGGGCCTCTTCTGCGTTAGCGTCCAGACAGAATGAAACTTAATGACTGGAAATTCGTATACTTACTGGACAAACAAAAGAATTAGAGGAGGAACATTGGTGAATTCCATAACGAAAAAACGAACAAAAGCGTTTCTAATCGACTTGGCCATTTCAAGCGCTGTAACGGCTGGTGTTGAGTATTTACTGCGGAAAAAAGTGAAAAGTGAAGCCGTACATGCTTTGATAACACCGACCATTGTAATGTGGACACTTGAGTACGCACAGATGCGCCAAAGAGGCCAAACCATTGGTTATAAAAAAATGGGACTGGCACTTGAG
The Metabacillus sp. FJAT-52054 genome window above contains:
- a CDS encoding RDD family protein, whose translation is MNSITKKRTKAFLIDLAISSAVTAGVEYLLRKKVKSEAVHALITPTIVMWTLEYAQMRQRGQTIGYKKMGLALENEDGSELTSRQIIKRMGYRDTVSTLDYLKSRNTFEDKEGAILPHDRFSGTVVKER